One genomic segment of Pyruvatibacter mobilis includes these proteins:
- a CDS encoding diguanylate cyclase translates to MDTEKARLDALHALNVLETAQEERFDRLTRIAARAFNAPIALVSLVDRDRQWFKSRQGLDVSETPRSLAFCEHAVRSRELVLVPDATKDGRFEDNPLVTGDPNIRFYAGAPLFSSCGRYVLGTLCVIDTIPRLDTEPHLPILEDLAATASHELAAGHAREQMEHALSGLDDERSLHRLVIENMPATLAVINTDLTYKLINQSFSQFSHGKLRPGMRMRDVLGEERFAIIEPYLKRALEGHTVHFEAASTDKDGEPINYEVRYQPNFDAHGNVISITALGTDVTRRRRLESSIAALARMHFGANANLAENSQDALGRVANLLNMRFAGIMRRSPTGQFESTVTHAPDGFQIGGMPVAKHLMRRVVSSGDCVAIEDVKIDPDVSGITPGKFPIRAFAGAPIVVNNEVIGGVGFANTAPHTGKFLDIEIEVVRLAGSIIAREIARTQADEKIASRERELHELATTDPLTNLPNRRELLRRGQCEVDRARRYETTFSIAIMDIDYFKSINDTHGHATGDLTLVETANILKNAIRTVDCVGRIGGEEFALLLPETPANGAYEAMEKVRQAIEAHTYFSKDTDIKISASFGVATHQDGESLEDLMSRADQLLYLAKQSGRNQVRSDLHTRKHLTLLSAGPRKPRS, encoded by the coding sequence GTGGATACCGAAAAGGCACGCCTCGACGCTCTACATGCACTGAACGTGCTCGAAACGGCGCAGGAAGAACGGTTCGACCGTTTGACCCGTATTGCCGCGCGCGCGTTCAATGCCCCCATCGCCCTTGTGTCACTGGTTGACCGAGACCGGCAGTGGTTCAAGTCGCGTCAGGGACTGGATGTCAGCGAGACGCCGCGCAGCCTTGCTTTCTGCGAGCACGCGGTGCGCAGCCGTGAACTGGTGCTGGTGCCGGACGCGACCAAGGATGGGCGCTTCGAGGACAACCCGCTGGTGACGGGCGACCCGAACATCCGCTTTTACGCGGGCGCGCCGCTGTTTTCCTCCTGCGGGCGCTATGTGCTCGGCACGCTGTGCGTGATCGACACCATCCCGCGCCTGGATACGGAGCCTCATCTGCCCATCCTTGAGGACCTGGCGGCAACAGCGTCCCACGAACTGGCAGCGGGCCATGCCCGTGAGCAGATGGAACACGCCCTATCCGGGCTGGATGACGAACGCAGCCTGCACCGGCTGGTGATCGAGAACATGCCGGCGACGCTGGCGGTCATCAATACGGACCTCACCTACAAGCTGATCAATCAGAGCTTCTCCCAGTTTTCCCACGGCAAACTTCGCCCCGGCATGCGGATGCGGGACGTTCTGGGCGAGGAACGCTTTGCGATCATTGAGCCCTACCTCAAGCGTGCCCTTGAGGGGCACACGGTGCATTTCGAGGCCGCGAGCACCGACAAGGACGGCGAGCCCATAAATTACGAAGTGCGGTATCAGCCAAACTTCGACGCACATGGAAATGTGATCAGCATCACTGCTCTTGGCACCGACGTTACGCGGCGGCGGCGGCTGGAATCCAGTATCGCCGCGCTGGCGCGAATGCATTTCGGTGCCAATGCCAACCTCGCTGAAAACTCCCAGGATGCACTGGGGCGTGTGGCGAACCTGCTCAACATGCGTTTTGCCGGCATCATGCGGCGCTCGCCCACGGGCCAGTTTGAGAGCACTGTGACCCATGCGCCGGACGGTTTCCAGATCGGCGGCATGCCGGTGGCAAAGCACCTGATGCGGCGGGTAGTCTCCAGCGGGGACTGCGTTGCCATTGAAGACGTCAAGATCGACCCTGACGTCTCCGGCATTACGCCGGGCAAGTTTCCGATCCGTGCCTTTGCCGGGGCGCCAATCGTCGTCAACAATGAGGTGATCGGCGGTGTGGGCTTTGCCAACACAGCGCCCCACACGGGCAAATTCCTCGACATCGAGATCGAGGTCGTGCGTCTGGCCGGCAGCATCATCGCCCGCGAAATCGCCCGCACCCAGGCCGATGAGAAAATTGCGAGCCGCGAGCGCGAGCTGCATGAGCTGGCAACCACGGATCCGCTGACCAACCTGCCGAACCGGCGTGAATTGCTACGGCGCGGGCAATGCGAAGTGGACCGCGCGCGCCGTTATGAGACCACATTCTCAATTGCGATCATGGACATCGACTACTTCAAGTCGATTAACGACACCCATGGCCATGCGACCGGCGATCTGACGTTGGTGGAGACGGCCAACATCCTGAAGAATGCCATCCGCACCGTTGATTGCGTGGGGCGTATCGGCGGTGAGGAATTTGCCCTGCTCCTTCCGGAAACCCCGGCCAACGGCGCATATGAAGCCATGGAAAAAGTGCGCCAGGCGATCGAGGCGCACACCTATTTTTCCAAGGATACCGACATCAAGATCAGCGCAAGCTTCGGGGTTGCAACGCACCAGGACGGCGAAAGCCTGGAAGACCTGATGAGCCGGGCAGATCAGCTTCTCTATCTCGCCAAGCAGAGCGGGCGGAACCAGGTGCGTTCCGACCTGCATACGCGCAAGCATCTCACATTGCTGTCGGCCGGCCCGCGCAAGCCGCGCTCCTGA
- a CDS encoding DUF6285 domain-containing protein yields MQDQPAAKDLVLAVREFLENVAMPKLEGHDAFHARVAANALAIVERELVIGPDSNAEEAARLRSLLGEDGSLHDLNVKLCDAISEGRMTLDTQGLADHLWLTTLTKLAIDQPRYAAYRRAKDTIAELDA; encoded by the coding sequence ATGCAGGATCAACCCGCTGCAAAAGACCTCGTGCTGGCCGTGCGCGAGTTTCTTGAAAATGTCGCCATGCCGAAGCTCGAGGGGCACGACGCCTTTCATGCACGCGTGGCGGCGAATGCGCTGGCCATCGTGGAGCGCGAGCTGGTCATCGGGCCGGACAGCAATGCGGAGGAGGCAGCGCGGCTGCGCAGCCTACTGGGCGAAGACGGTTCGCTGCACGACCTCAACGTAAAGCTGTGCGACGCGATCAGCGAGGGGCGGATGACGCTGGACACGCAAGGGCTGGCGGACCACCTTTGGCTGACGACGCTGACCAAGCTTGCCATCGACCAGCCCCGCTATGCGGCCTATCGCCGGGCGAAGGATACCATCGCGGAGCTGGATGCGTGA
- a CDS encoding DUF7064 domain-containing protein: MKAPAGHRIRLDPEDEYCHEPDAAKNYNESMYFNVFDPERKVGGWFRVGNRPNEGYAEMSVCLYLPDGRVGFMYARPKISGNTELNAGGLKIEVVEPFKKLRVTYSGKLCVMTEPNEMAEPSRAFKTNPVVDCEVALDYEGVSPMFGGQTVKEDGSELDLDPEKSFAKAHYEQHCAASGHFAIGDERFEVDGFGLRDKSWGPRYWQAIHWYRWLPMNFGRDFAMMISIVTNAEGQSRMGGMVLKDGAYDLIEHAEIDSDWDDNWYQTAMRATVRTESGAAYEVSGKVMSLIPLRNRRTTPEGDELLTRITEGMTEFTCDGQTGYGLSEYLDQIVDGKPVSLAS; encoded by the coding sequence ATGAAAGCACCCGCCGGACACCGCATCCGCCTGGACCCGGAAGACGAGTATTGCCACGAGCCGGACGCGGCCAAGAACTATAATGAGAGCATGTATTTCAACGTGTTCGACCCGGAGCGGAAGGTCGGCGGCTGGTTCCGCGTCGGCAACCGGCCCAATGAAGGCTACGCGGAAATGTCCGTGTGCCTCTACCTGCCGGACGGGCGCGTGGGCTTCATGTATGCGCGGCCGAAGATCAGCGGCAACACCGAGCTGAATGCGGGCGGGCTGAAGATCGAGGTCGTGGAGCCGTTCAAGAAGCTGCGGGTGACCTATTCAGGCAAGCTGTGCGTGATGACGGAGCCGAACGAAATGGCCGAGCCGTCGCGCGCCTTCAAGACCAACCCTGTCGTCGATTGCGAGGTGGCCCTCGACTATGAGGGCGTGTCGCCGATGTTCGGCGGGCAGACGGTGAAAGAAGACGGCAGCGAGCTGGACCTGGACCCGGAGAAGAGCTTTGCCAAGGCTCACTACGAGCAGCACTGCGCCGCCAGCGGGCACTTCGCCATCGGCGACGAGCGCTTTGAGGTGGACGGCTTCGGCCTGCGCGACAAGAGCTGGGGGCCGCGCTACTGGCAGGCGATCCACTGGTATCGCTGGCTGCCGATGAATTTCGGGCGTGACTTCGCGATGATGATTTCCATCGTCACCAATGCGGAAGGCCAGAGCCGGATGGGGGGCATGGTGCTGAAGGACGGCGCCTATGACCTGATCGAGCACGCGGAGATCGACAGCGACTGGGACGACAACTGGTACCAGACCGCAATGCGCGCGACTGTGCGGACGGAAAGCGGTGCCGCCTACGAGGTGAGCGGCAAGGTGATGTCCCTCATTCCCCTGCGCAACCGGCGGACCACGCCTGAAGGCGATGAGCTGCTGACGCGGATCACCGAAGGCATGACCGAGTTCACCTGCGACGGGCAGACGGGCTATGGCCTGTCGGAATATCTCGACCAGATCGTGGACGGCAAACCTGTGAGCCTCGCATCATGA
- a CDS encoding DUF502 domain-containing protein, producing MTDDLPETPDRPSRLGILSRLRNYFLTGLVVAAPVTITVLLIMWFVDFVDAWFTPMIPARYRPEQYLDVTIPGVGVVLAVLLLTLLGALTANLFGRTLVSYGERLVGRMPLVRNIYGALKQIFETVLSQSQNSFREVALIEYPRRGVYSIAFVTTAAKGEIQARADEEMVSVFLPTTPNPTSGFLLFVPRSDVIPLQMSVEDAAKMVISAGLVAPEYRPEDGGEPYHVHTEAELERVLERNR from the coding sequence ATGACCGACGACCTGCCGGAAACCCCTGACCGCCCCTCGCGCCTGGGGATTCTGTCGCGCCTGCGCAACTACTTCCTGACGGGCCTTGTGGTGGCCGCCCCGGTGACCATCACCGTGCTGCTCATCATGTGGTTCGTTGATTTCGTGGATGCCTGGTTCACGCCCATGATCCCGGCGCGCTACCGGCCGGAACAATATCTGGATGTCACCATACCCGGCGTCGGTGTCGTGCTTGCGGTGCTGCTGCTCACCCTGCTGGGGGCACTCACCGCCAACCTGTTCGGCCGTACCCTCGTCAGCTATGGCGAGCGGCTGGTGGGCCGCATGCCGCTGGTGCGCAACATCTATGGCGCGCTGAAGCAGATTTTTGAAACGGTCCTGAGCCAGTCTCAGAACTCGTTCCGGGAAGTGGCGCTGATCGAATATCCGCGCCGTGGCGTCTATTCCATTGCCTTCGTCACCACCGCCGCCAAGGGCGAGATACAGGCGCGGGCGGATGAGGAAATGGTGAGCGTCTTCCTGCCCACCACACCCAACCCCACCAGCGGCTTTTTGCTGTTTGTCCCGCGCAGCGATGTCATCCCCCTTCAGATGTCCGTGGAGGATGCCGCCAAGATGGTCATTTCCGCGGGCCTGGTCGCACCGGAATACAGGCCCGAGGATGGCGGCGAGCCGTACCACGTGCATACCGAGGCGGAGCTTGAACGGGTGCTGGAGCGGAATCGGTGA
- a CDS encoding enoyl-CoA hydratase/isomerase family protein gives MIMMSDDGPVAIVTFENPPMGFMNMEMVKELDRIVAAYEADDNVRAIVFTGGLPNVFIRHYDVGEIVQAGELVRQSGRSTDDIAEAARAETDIARLFDRVDRMGKPTIAAINGMCMGGGFEFALCCDIRIAAPGPYTIGLPETNVGIFPGAGGTQRLPRAVGEARALEMILRGRVVSPEEAAQLGMVHWVETHDLLQAAINVGKDMARKAPAALAAAKRLVKGATDRPLADGLAEERAAFMRLLVEDDDAMARMQAFLDGDGEIA, from the coding sequence ATGATCATGATGTCCGACGACGGACCGGTGGCCATTGTCACCTTCGAGAACCCGCCGATGGGATTCATGAACATGGAGATGGTGAAGGAGCTGGACCGGATCGTCGCCGCCTATGAGGCGGACGACAATGTCCGGGCCATTGTCTTCACCGGCGGGCTGCCAAACGTCTTCATCCGGCACTATGACGTGGGCGAGATCGTGCAGGCGGGCGAGTTGGTGCGCCAGTCCGGCCGTTCGACAGACGACATCGCCGAGGCGGCGCGGGCGGAAACCGATATCGCCCGGCTGTTTGACCGGGTGGACCGGATGGGCAAGCCGACGATCGCGGCGATCAACGGCATGTGCATGGGCGGCGGGTTCGAGTTTGCCCTGTGCTGCGACATCCGCATCGCGGCGCCGGGCCCCTACACCATCGGCCTGCCTGAAACCAATGTGGGCATCTTTCCCGGTGCGGGCGGGACCCAGCGTCTGCCGCGGGCGGTGGGCGAAGCGCGCGCGCTGGAAATGATCCTGCGCGGGCGCGTGGTGTCGCCGGAGGAAGCGGCGCAGCTGGGCATGGTGCACTGGGTGGAGACCCATGATCTGCTGCAGGCGGCGATCAATGTCGGCAAGGATATGGCGCGCAAGGCGCCTGCCGCGCTGGCGGCAGCGAAGCGGCTGGTGAAGGGCGCGACGGACCGGCCGCTGGCGGACGGGCTGGCGGAGGAGCGCGCCGCCTTCATGCGGCTGCTGGTTGAGGATGATGACGCCATGGCGCGGATGCAGGCCTTTCTCGACGGCGACGGGGAGATTGCCTGA
- a CDS encoding cupin domain-containing protein, which translates to MSTQGGNLFSGLPDHPLTEEEYDPLLSHGPVRIERIVSTGQTAPETGWFDQEEDEWVCLLEGSARLEIEGEGERGLVRGDWLFLPAHCRHRVTYTQAAPPTVWLAVFMAQRRAG; encoded by the coding sequence GTGAGCACGCAAGGCGGCAATCTGTTCTCTGGTCTGCCGGATCATCCGCTGACGGAGGAAGAATATGATCCGCTGCTGTCGCACGGCCCCGTGCGCATCGAGCGCATCGTCTCCACCGGCCAGACCGCGCCGGAAACAGGCTGGTTCGACCAGGAAGAGGATGAATGGGTCTGCCTGCTGGAAGGCAGCGCGCGGCTGGAGATCGAGGGGGAAGGGGAGCGCGGGCTTGTGCGGGGTGACTGGCTGTTCCTTCCGGCCCATTGCCGCCACCGGGTCACCTACACACAGGCAGCACCACCGACCGTCTGGCTCGCCGTCTTCATGGCGCAGCGCCGAGCAGGCTGA
- a CDS encoding phosphotransferase family protein has protein sequence MSAAENNDPKHDIALALREALGRALANIDLVRNVRRLSGGASQETWAFDAVTDHHVHPLILRRAPGGHTNTKRDTAVPLATEAHLIQLAQKQGVPVPPVTLVLDETDGLGDGFIMERIEGETIARKILRDEAYAEARPRLARQCGEMLARIHDVPLDKLPDLQRSPARAEIDKYRDIYKSTNHPHPVFELAFRYLEDNLPADDRLTLVHGDFRNGNLMVGPDGVRAVLDWELAHIGDPMEDLGWICVNSWRFGEIDNPVGGFGSREDMFAGYEAAGGPSVDPERVKYWEVLGTLKWGVMCLIMVQAFSSGMDRSVERAAIGRRASETEIDLLNLLAPRHI, from the coding sequence ATGAGTGCTGCGGAAAACAACGATCCGAAACACGACATTGCCCTGGCCCTTCGCGAGGCACTGGGGCGGGCGCTCGCCAATATCGACCTTGTGCGCAATGTACGGCGGCTGTCGGGCGGTGCGAGCCAGGAGACATGGGCGTTTGACGCGGTGACGGACCATCACGTCCACCCGCTGATCCTGCGCCGGGCACCGGGCGGGCACACCAATACCAAGCGCGACACGGCGGTGCCGCTGGCGACCGAAGCGCATCTGATCCAGCTGGCCCAGAAGCAGGGCGTGCCGGTGCCGCCGGTGACGCTGGTGCTGGACGAGACCGACGGGCTTGGTGACGGCTTCATCATGGAGCGCATCGAGGGCGAGACCATTGCGCGGAAGATCCTCCGCGACGAGGCCTATGCGGAGGCGCGGCCGAGGCTTGCTCGGCAATGCGGCGAGATGCTTGCCCGCATCCATGATGTGCCGCTTGATAAATTGCCGGACCTCCAGCGCTCCCCGGCGCGGGCGGAGATCGACAAGTATCGCGACATCTATAAATCGACCAACCATCCGCATCCGGTGTTCGAGCTGGCCTTCCGCTACCTGGAAGACAATCTGCCGGCGGACGACCGGCTGACGCTGGTGCATGGGGACTTCCGGAACGGCAACCTGATGGTGGGGCCTGACGGCGTGCGCGCGGTGCTGGACTGGGAGCTGGCGCATATCGGTGACCCGATGGAGGACCTCGGCTGGATCTGTGTCAATTCATGGCGGTTCGGTGAGATCGACAATCCTGTCGGCGGCTTCGGCTCGCGGGAGGACATGTTCGCCGGCTATGAAGCCGCCGGCGGGCCGAGCGTGGACCCGGAGCGGGTGAAGTACTGGGAAGTGCTGGGCACGCTCAAATGGGGGGTGATGTGCCTCATCATGGTGCAGGCCTTCAGCAGCGGCATGGACCGCTCCGTCGAACGCGCGGCCATCGGGCGGCGCGCCTCTGAAACCGAGATTGACCTGCTCAATCTCCTCGCCCCGCGCCATATCTGA